One Periophthalmus magnuspinnatus isolate fPerMag1 chromosome 15, fPerMag1.2.pri, whole genome shotgun sequence genomic window carries:
- the mtrf1l gene encoding peptide chain release factor 1-like, mitochondrial: MVWRCYPSFLQTLKLVLKPSLLNIHREVYRKRRLLDGQLQNAVFKRTLQTTASLLAPRILSLEEIFARTSLQDYLKQVENEYNDCLNTVNTNETQEEEQRAKRTKVSCLSPVIQSIRDLKAKEKEMAETEVLLKDEDQALRQLAEQEREACLHDIQVFRQKIVDLLIPEEDADLNDLVLEVTAGVGGQEAMLFTAEVFDMYQGFAHHHGWSFDVLEYMRSDLGGLRRASASVSGDQCYKKMKFEAGVHRVQRVPKTEKQGRMHTSTMTVAVLPQPTEISFSINPKDLKIETKRASGAGGQHVNTTDSAVRIVHLPTGVVAECQQERSQIKNKETAMKVLRAKLYSMKLEEETSRRYQQRKVQVGTKGRSEKIRTYNFPQDRITDHRIGMTVHDLESFLRGEDLLDEMNSSLEEFSNQEALLELLGETDQS; encoded by the exons ATGGTTTGGAGGTGTTACCCATCTTTTCTCCAAACACTCAAGCTGGTTCTGAAACCTTCTTTATTAAACATACACCGTGAAGTCTACAGGAAAAGAAGACTTTTAGATGGACAATTGCAGAATGCTGTTTTTAAGAGAACTCTACAAACCACTGCATCACTACTGGCGCCCAGGATTCTGTCCCTTGAAGAGATTTTTGCCAGGACATCTCTCCAAGACTATCTGAAACAGGTGGAAAATGAGTATAATGACTGTCTGAATACTGTCAACACCAATGAGACACAAGAAGAGGAGCAAAGAGCCAAGCGAACCAAAGTGTCCTGCCTGAGTCCAGTCATACAGAGCATCAGAGACCTGAAGgcaaaagagaaagagatggcTGAAACAGAGGTTCTGCTCAAAG atGAAGACCAAGCACTCAGACAACTGGCAGAACAGGAAAGAGAGGCCTGTTTGCACGACATCCAAGTTTTCAGACAAAAG ATTGTGGATCTGCTGATACCAGAGGAGGATGCGGATCTAAACGACCTCGTCCTGGAGGTCACTGCTGGGGTTGGGGGTCAGGAAGCGATGCTCTTTACTGCAGAG GTGTTTGACATGTACCAGGGTTTTGCTCATCACCACGGCTGGTCTTTTGACGTCCTGGAGTACATGAGGAGTGATTTAG GTGGGCTGCGTCGAGCTTCAGCCAGCGTCAGTGGAGATCAGTGCTATAAGAAAATGAAGTTTGAGGCGGGGGTCCATCGAGTACAAAGAGTTCCCAAGACGGAGAAACAAGGCCGAATGCACACCAGCACTATGACTGTAGCTGTACTACCGCAGCCTACTGAG ATTTCTTTCAGCATAAACCCCAAAGACCTGAAGATTGAAACTAAGAGGGCAAGTGGTGCAGGAGGTCAGCATGTCAACACCACCGACAGCGCGGTCCGAATAGTCCATCTGCCCACGg GTGTGGTTGCAGAATGTCAGCAGGAAAGGTCCCAGatcaaaaataaagaaacagcCATGAAGGTCCTTCGAGCCAAACTGTACAGCATGAAACTGGAGGAGGAGACGAGCAGACGGTACCAGCAGCGTAAAGTACAG gttggcACGAAAGGCAGGTCAGAAAAGATCAGGACGTACAACTTTCCTCAAGATCGCATAACTGACCACCGCATTGGCATGACGGTGCATGACCTGGAGAGTTTTCTACGCGGAGAGGATCTGCTGGATGAGATGAATTCCTCGTTAGAAGAATTTTCCAACCAGGAGGCGCTCTTAGAACTGTTGGGAGAAACTGATCAAAGCTGA